From Gemmatimonadaceae bacterium, the proteins below share one genomic window:
- a CDS encoding SufS family cysteine desulfurase yields the protein MRASTPVELAKRADFPLLLAQPELVYLDSAATAQKPAAVLDALRRYYESENANPHRGAYALSAAATEAYHKARQRVARFVGIADADQLIFVRGTTEGMNLVATAWGRANVSRGDNVVVTRMEHHANFVPWQQLARAVGAEFRIVELDAAGNLDLEMLSRLVDARTKVVAFGHVSNALGTINPVAKIVAAARAAAPSALLVCDGAQAVPHLAVEVDALGVDVYAFSGHKVGGPMGIGAVFVRRPILDAMPPYQFGGDMIEWVNDDDSTWNVIPHKFEAGTPNVAGAVGLAAACDFLDGLGMEAVRRHELLITTAAMRALSEIEGVTVFGTPTAEGRSGVVSFAMADVHPHDVATSLDAAGVCVRAGHHCAQPLMRRLSVPATTRASFWIYNTLADVDALARAVRATQERFAGV from the coding sequence ATGAGGGCCTCAACACCGGTGGAACTGGCGAAGCGCGCGGATTTTCCGCTGCTGCTCGCGCAGCCGGAGCTTGTGTATCTGGACAGCGCGGCGACGGCCCAGAAGCCGGCGGCCGTGCTCGACGCGCTGCGTCGTTACTACGAGTCGGAGAACGCGAACCCGCACCGCGGGGCCTATGCGCTCTCGGCGGCGGCAACTGAGGCGTATCACAAGGCGCGGCAGCGCGTGGCGCGCTTTGTTGGCATCGCAGACGCCGACCAGCTGATCTTCGTGCGTGGCACCACCGAAGGCATGAACCTCGTGGCGACGGCCTGGGGCCGCGCGAATGTATCGCGCGGCGACAACGTCGTGGTCACACGGATGGAGCACCACGCCAACTTCGTGCCGTGGCAGCAGCTGGCGCGGGCGGTCGGGGCGGAGTTTCGCATCGTGGAGCTCGATGCGGCAGGAAACCTCGATCTCGAGATGCTTTCGCGTCTGGTTGATGCGCGGACGAAGGTGGTGGCCTTCGGCCACGTGTCGAACGCGCTGGGCACCATCAATCCCGTGGCCAAGATCGTCGCCGCCGCGCGCGCAGCGGCGCCCTCGGCGCTGCTGGTCTGCGACGGCGCGCAGGCCGTGCCGCACCTCGCAGTGGAGGTGGATGCGCTCGGCGTTGACGTCTATGCCTTCAGCGGGCACAAGGTCGGTGGCCCGATGGGTATCGGCGCCGTCTTCGTGCGGCGCCCGATCCTCGACGCGATGCCGCCGTATCAGTTTGGCGGCGACATGATCGAGTGGGTGAACGACGACGACAGCACCTGGAACGTGATCCCGCACAAGTTCGAGGCGGGCACGCCGAACGTGGCCGGGGCGGTGGGCCTGGCGGCGGCCTGCGACTTCCTCGATGGACTCGGGATGGAGGCGGTGCGCCGGCACGAGTTGCTCATCACGACCGCGGCGATGCGCGCGCTGTCGGAGATCGAGGGCGTGACCGTGTTTGGAACGCCGACGGCCGAGGGTCGCAGCGGCGTGGTCTCGTTTGCGATGGCGGACGTGCATCCGCACGACGTGGCGACGTCGTTGGACGCCGCGGGCGTGTGCGTGCGCGCGGGACACCACTGCGCACAGCCCCTGATGCGCCGGCTCAGCGTGCCGGCGACGACGCGGGCCAGCTTCTGGATCTACAACACGCTGGCGGATGTAGACGCGCTGGCGCGGGCTGTCCGCGCGACGCAGGAGCGGTTCGCGGGGGTGTAG
- a CDS encoding serine/threonine-protein kinase, producing MQRRSSGAQERWLKLSSLFDQAMEVARDRQAQWVDDCCGEDRAMADELKKMLEAFHTTGLLDSPAPHLPDADAPIAERLGAALQGRYRLGEEIARGGMGAIFRAHEVKHQRDVILKVLRPDLAMAVGRQRFEAEVQIAARLAHPHIIPLLDSGDAGGLLYFVMPRLAGETLRERLDRVGPLPVPAALKLLRDIADALHHAHESGVVHRDLKPENVFCSGDHAFLLDFGIAQYTSREIITGSGAIGDDSDRLTHEGHAVGTPRYMAPEQAAGRVVDHRADLFAWGLVASEMLLGKHGGNLDIGSSRSDLPPALVALIYKCLVPEPSRRPPSAGTLVAALDSMMAGAPSVIDASGAALVREASRGRTLRWAIAAAAAVAVAWLGWGIVRPRDTVRAGDLVMPVAVAPFRLDGGSGGDDVRGRLAGAWVTQGLHEAGLFQVIPWSEVLNVTDGGDDPAELLRSRLNAGTIVSGGIFNTPEGMTLIAEVRDARRGQLLVSVEPVNVAADSLTLGVRLLRDRVMGALAAKRDERFASVAQVLERPPTFEAYRAFDRALTQFNRQQYRESYAGFRSAYVADSGFIPPLVYAAQAAWNTGQFAALDSILVVLDARRGELSDYHDHLRAFLRSTLAGDAPAAFDAASRAAALAPDSRAAYDAALVSLWLGRPKDARARFEALSPDRGAMLGWPSYWTNLAHARHLTGDFAAELRAAREMRARHPNLRVAWTLMARALAAQHDTLRLDSLLVAAEPLEAEVYWSQASLLVVAGEEMAAHGDTTAGMRYLRRAESWLNARLRLHPSESEHLFWLGSALHSMGRYAEAERVLTQRARQSPTRTSFQEQAAMAAERAGSRGALARVRAPEPQDLGSRRVAEARLAAASGDVPVATAQMQEALRRGYRSWPWLHGTAWRDFLGAVADSTLASLVGVPR from the coding sequence GTGCAGCGCAGGAGCAGCGGGGCCCAGGAGCGCTGGCTCAAGCTGTCGTCGCTCTTCGACCAAGCGATGGAGGTCGCGCGCGACCGGCAGGCCCAGTGGGTCGACGATTGCTGCGGCGAAGATCGCGCCATGGCCGACGAGCTCAAGAAGATGCTCGAGGCCTTCCACACCACGGGCCTACTCGACAGTCCCGCGCCACACCTGCCCGACGCGGATGCGCCGATCGCCGAGCGACTCGGCGCCGCGCTGCAGGGCCGATATCGTCTGGGCGAGGAGATTGCCCGCGGCGGGATGGGGGCGATCTTCCGCGCCCACGAGGTCAAGCATCAGCGCGACGTGATCCTCAAGGTGCTGCGGCCAGATTTGGCGATGGCGGTGGGTCGGCAACGCTTCGAGGCCGAGGTGCAGATCGCGGCGCGGCTGGCGCATCCGCACATCATCCCCCTGCTCGACTCGGGCGATGCCGGCGGCCTGCTCTACTTCGTGATGCCGCGGCTGGCCGGTGAGACGCTGCGCGAGCGCCTCGATCGGGTGGGGCCGCTGCCGGTGCCGGCGGCGCTCAAGCTGCTACGCGACATCGCCGATGCCCTGCACCACGCGCACGAGTCCGGCGTGGTGCACCGCGACCTGAAGCCGGAGAACGTGTTCTGCAGCGGCGACCACGCATTCCTGCTCGACTTCGGGATCGCGCAGTACACGTCACGCGAGATCATCACGGGCAGCGGGGCAATCGGCGACGACAGCGACCGCCTCACGCACGAAGGCCACGCGGTCGGCACGCCGCGCTACATGGCGCCGGAGCAGGCGGCCGGGCGCGTGGTGGACCATCGCGCCGACCTCTTCGCCTGGGGCCTCGTGGCCAGTGAGATGCTGCTCGGCAAGCACGGGGGCAACCTCGACATTGGAAGCTCGCGCTCGGACCTGCCGCCGGCGCTTGTTGCGCTGATCTACAAGTGTCTGGTACCCGAGCCGTCGCGTCGCCCGCCGAGTGCAGGCACGCTGGTGGCCGCGCTGGACTCGATGATGGCGGGCGCGCCGAGCGTGATTGACGCGTCTGGCGCCGCGCTCGTGCGCGAAGCGTCGCGCGGACGGACCCTGCGCTGGGCAATCGCTGCGGCGGCGGCCGTGGCGGTCGCGTGGCTTGGCTGGGGCATTGTTCGTCCGCGTGACACGGTTCGCGCTGGCGACCTGGTGATGCCCGTCGCCGTGGCGCCGTTCCGCTTGGACGGCGGCAGTGGTGGCGACGACGTGCGTGGGCGGCTCGCCGGAGCCTGGGTCACACAAGGCCTCCACGAGGCCGGCCTGTTCCAGGTCATCCCCTGGTCCGAGGTCCTCAACGTCACCGACGGCGGTGACGACCCGGCAGAGCTGCTTCGCTCGAGACTGAACGCTGGTACCATCGTGAGCGGCGGCATCTTCAACACCCCCGAAGGGATGACGCTGATCGCCGAGGTGCGGGACGCGCGGCGGGGGCAGTTGCTGGTGTCGGTGGAGCCGGTGAATGTCGCTGCCGACTCGCTGACGCTTGGAGTCCGCCTCCTCCGCGACCGCGTAATGGGCGCGCTGGCCGCCAAGCGCGACGAGCGCTTCGCCTCGGTGGCGCAGGTGCTCGAGCGGCCGCCTACCTTCGAGGCGTACCGGGCATTCGATCGGGCGCTCACGCAGTTCAACCGCCAGCAGTATCGTGAGTCGTACGCGGGCTTTCGCTCGGCCTATGTCGCGGACTCCGGTTTCATTCCGCCACTCGTGTACGCCGCTCAGGCGGCGTGGAATACCGGCCAGTTCGCCGCGCTCGACTCCATCCTTGTCGTGCTCGATGCGCGGCGCGGTGAACTCAGTGACTACCACGACCACTTGCGCGCGTTTCTGCGGTCAACCCTCGCAGGGGACGCCCCCGCCGCGTTCGACGCCGCCTCGCGGGCGGCGGCGCTGGCGCCGGATTCACGCGCCGCCTATGACGCGGCCTTGGTCTCGCTCTGGCTTGGGCGGCCAAAGGATGCCCGCGCGCGTTTCGAGGCCCTGAGCCCCGATCGCGGTGCCATGCTGGGCTGGCCCTCGTACTGGACCAACTTGGCGCACGCGCGCCACCTCACGGGCGATTTCGCGGCCGAATTGAGGGCGGCGCGCGAGATGCGTGCTCGCCACCCGAACCTGCGCGTGGCATGGACGCTCATGGCGCGTGCACTGGCGGCGCAGCACGACACGCTTCGGCTGGACTCGCTGCTGGTCGCCGCCGAGCCGCTGGAGGCCGAGGTGTATTGGTCCCAGGCCAGCCTGCTGGTCGTTGCGGGCGAGGAAATGGCCGCGCACGGGGACACAACGGCGGGCATGCGTTATCTGCGGCGGGCCGAGTCCTGGCTGAATGCCCGCCTGCGCCTGCACCCCAGCGAGAGCGAGCATCTGTTCTGGCTCGGGTCGGCCCTGCACTCGATGGGACGCTACGCCGAGGCCGAGCGTGTGCTGACGCAGCGAGCGCGACAGTCGCCAACGCGCACGAGCTTCCAGGAACAGGCGGCGATGGCCGCCGAGCGCGCGGGCTCACGGGGCGCGCTTGCGCGTGTACGGGCGCCAGAGCCGCAGGACCTTGGGTCGCGTCGGGTGGCCGAGGCGCGGCTGGCAGCGGCGTCGGGCGATGTGCCGGTCGCGACGGCCCAGATGCAGGAGGCCCTTCGCCGCGGCTATCGCAGTTGGCCCTGGCTTCACGGCACGGCGTGGCGGGACTTCCTGGGCGCCGTGGCCGATTCGACGCTGGCGTCGCTGGTGGGCGTGCCGCGCTAG
- a CDS encoding sigma-70 family RNA polymerase sigma factor — protein sequence MAQPESSATPGDVTQLLAAARGGDAGALDALFPLVYAELHRAAELLLNREAQGHTLQATALVHEAYLKMSRGGAPDAEGTAHFLGIAARAMRQILVDHARRRKTAKRGRGEVFVTLGDHAAADAPEADAEQLVALDEALTELAKMDDRLGRVVELRFFGGLTEEQTAAALGVTSRTVQRDWAKARAWLHARIAQDI from the coding sequence ATGGCACAGCCCGAGTCCTCCGCCACTCCAGGGGATGTCACCCAGTTGCTGGCCGCGGCGCGCGGCGGGGACGCGGGCGCGCTCGACGCGCTGTTCCCGCTGGTCTACGCGGAACTGCACCGCGCGGCCGAGCTCTTGCTCAATCGCGAGGCCCAGGGCCACACGCTGCAGGCCACGGCCCTGGTGCACGAGGCCTATCTCAAGATGTCGCGCGGCGGTGCGCCTGACGCCGAGGGCACGGCCCACTTCCTCGGCATCGCCGCGCGCGCCATGCGACAGATCCTCGTGGACCATGCCCGGCGTCGCAAGACCGCCAAGCGCGGTCGCGGCGAGGTCTTCGTCACTCTCGGCGATCACGCCGCCGCCGACGCACCAGAGGCAGACGCCGAGCAGTTGGTTGCCTTGGATGAGGCGCTGACCGAACTCGCCAAGATGGACGATCGTCTCGGACGCGTGGTCGAACTGCGCTTCTTCGGCGGGCTCACCGAGGAGCAGACCGCAGCCGCACTCGGTGTCACGTCGCGCACCGTGCAGCGCGATTGGGCCAAGGCCCGCGCCTGGCTGCACGCGCGGATCGCGCAGGACATCTAG
- a CDS encoding ABC transporter ATP-binding protein: MPRSHSSRQRYLEFVRDYRARRLGDERPKLPEGGDPTAVKPPSRSIRANLQHYVTWLRPHRGAIGLLALLALIGAGFEMLEPLFMRFIIDRVLLAGGLEQGARLNLLHVAGGLFLTVVIANALTGMTREYRQRRLDIDVMLTLRRSLFERFLRLPLPNLWEFKTGGILSRLSGDVDTTTGLLQMAIISPSISVLKLVIAIGILLSLNWRLAVAAMTVIPGAMLMSFIFAKRIRPIYRSVREDAERIDGRVGETFGGIRVVRGFGRETLELLEYLLGRHTVVRKEMFARRREMVLWTSWGLLVGCVNVVIVWFGGYLAVQGRASIGDIMAFQWYSFLLLGPVWNIVNSFSELQRSVAAMERVFGVLEMDEDKPDRPDAVDAPASVREIHFEQVGFEYRPGVPVLHDFEVTVPGGSVVALVGRSGAGKTTVTDLVARFHDPSTGRILLNGTDLRDIKLRSYRSMLAIVQQDVFLFDGSVRDNIAYGRQGATDEEVERAARQANAHEFIERLPGGYETSIGERGVKLSGGQQQRLAIARAILADPRILILDEATSNLDTESEQLIQASMATLLAHRTTFVIAHRLSTIRRADLILVMDHGRIVERGTHESLMAADAGYAEMVRRQMAADALA, from the coding sequence GTGCCCCGCTCCCACTCGTCACGCCAGCGCTACCTCGAGTTCGTGCGTGACTACCGCGCGCGGCGCCTGGGCGACGAACGCCCGAAGCTGCCGGAGGGTGGCGACCCGACGGCCGTGAAGCCACCGTCGCGTTCGATCCGCGCCAACCTGCAGCACTACGTCACCTGGCTGAGACCGCATCGCGGTGCGATTGGCCTGTTGGCCCTGTTGGCCCTGATCGGTGCGGGCTTTGAGATGCTCGAGCCGCTGTTCATGCGGTTCATCATCGACCGTGTGCTGCTGGCAGGGGGCCTCGAACAGGGCGCGCGACTCAACCTGCTGCACGTGGCAGGCGGGCTGTTCCTCACCGTGGTGATTGCCAACGCGCTGACGGGGATGACGCGCGAATACCGGCAGCGGCGGCTCGACATTGACGTGATGCTCACGCTCAGGCGCTCGCTGTTCGAGCGCTTCCTGCGGCTCCCGCTGCCGAACCTCTGGGAGTTCAAGACCGGCGGCATCCTCTCGCGGCTGTCGGGCGACGTGGACACGACCACGGGCCTGCTGCAGATGGCGATCATCTCGCCGTCGATCTCCGTGCTCAAGCTGGTCATCGCCATCGGGATCCTGCTCTCGCTCAACTGGCGCTTGGCCGTGGCGGCGATGACGGTGATCCCTGGCGCGATGCTGATGAGCTTCATCTTCGCCAAGCGCATCCGGCCGATCTACCGCTCGGTGCGCGAGGATGCCGAGCGCATTGATGGGCGCGTGGGCGAGACCTTTGGCGGCATCCGTGTGGTGCGCGGGTTCGGGCGCGAGACGCTCGAACTGCTCGAGTACCTGCTCGGTCGGCACACCGTGGTGCGCAAGGAGATGTTCGCGCGCCGCCGCGAGATGGTGCTCTGGACCTCCTGGGGGCTGTTGGTCGGTTGCGTGAACGTGGTGATCGTGTGGTTCGGTGGATATCTGGCCGTGCAGGGACGCGCGTCGATCGGCGACATCATGGCGTTCCAGTGGTACAGCTTCCTCCTGCTGGGCCCCGTGTGGAACATCGTGAACTCGTTCTCCGAGCTGCAGCGCTCCGTGGCGGCGATGGAGCGGGTGTTCGGCGTGCTCGAGATGGACGAGGACAAGCCCGATCGACCCGATGCGGTGGACGCGCCAGCGTCGGTGCGCGAGATCCATTTCGAACAGGTGGGCTTCGAGTACCGACCTGGCGTGCCGGTGCTGCATGACTTCGAGGTCACCGTGCCGGGCGGCAGCGTGGTGGCGCTGGTTGGGCGTAGCGGCGCGGGGAAGACCACGGTGACGGACCTCGTGGCGCGTTTCCACGACCCGAGCACGGGACGCATCCTGCTGAACGGCACGGACCTGCGGGACATCAAGTTGCGCTCGTATCGCTCGATGCTGGCCATCGTGCAGCAGGACGTGTTCCTGTTCGACGGCTCCGTGCGGGACAACATCGCCTACGGGCGACAGGGTGCGACGGACGAGGAGGTGGAGCGCGCCGCACGGCAGGCCAATGCGCACGAGTTCATTGAGCGGCTGCCGGGCGGCTACGAGACGTCGATCGGCGAGCGCGGGGTCAAGCTGTCGGGCGGACAACAGCAACGGCTGGCCATCGCGAGGGCAATTCTCGCCGACCCACGCATCCTGATCCTCGACGAGGCCACCAGCAACCTCGACACCGAGAGCGAGCAGCTCATCCAGGCGTCGATGGCGACCCTGCTCGCGCATCGCACGACGTTTGTCATCGCGCACCGGCTGTCGACCATTCGGCGAGCGGATCTGATTCTCGTCATGGACCACGGCCGCATCGTGGAGCGCGGGACACACGAGTCGCTGATGGCCGCCGACGCGGGCTACGCCGAGATGGTGCGTCGGCAGATGGCGGCGGACGCGCTGGCCTGA
- a CDS encoding gamma-glutamyltransferase, whose translation MSKCRLLLAILALTLGHASVATAQRTERPQLHGKHWVAVTGKPLAATAGAMIFQQGGNAVDAAAAMLAATCTMWDTLGCGGETQALIYHPGLKKVIGINALGVAPTGATPEFFRGKGMSFPPEFGPLAAVTPGTPGGLMVMLAEYGTMSLAQVLAPALQMAEEGYPMEAQLANGINANARRIKQWKYSPNVFLTHPGEEREAPSAGEIFVQKDLAATFRKLIEAEQRALRQRKSRKEAIMAAYERFYRGDIADEIVRGVQEDGGLFTKEDLANWQVRIEEPYSTTYRGVQVYKLPIWQQGPVLLQALNILENANLKGMGYNSGQYIHTIYQAMNLAYADRDFYYGDPYFPPEEPVQGLMSKDYARKRWGMMNHERNDAAVRPGNPYEFQQGENPFTALLERWSTSGPRPDSLRRRAMNDGASTSNELDAEFLEAFTRGTTSIQAADKSGWMVSITPSGGWVPAVIAGRTGIGLSQRMQSFVVDEEDGPYNVVTPGKRPRVTLTPTIAMKDGEPWMAFSVQGGDTQDQDLLQFFLSMVEFDFTVQQAAEHTGFHSYQMRSSFGAHDARPGRLQLNERIPDWVRDDLRSKGYSLDFARYTSGPITAILWDRKHRSFWGAASNFGEDYGIAW comes from the coding sequence ATGTCCAAGTGCCGCCTGCTTCTCGCCATCCTCGCGCTCACGCTCGGCCACGCCTCCGTGGCCACCGCCCAGCGCACCGAACGCCCGCAGCTCCACGGCAAGCACTGGGTCGCTGTCACCGGCAAGCCGCTCGCAGCGACCGCTGGGGCGATGATCTTCCAGCAGGGCGGCAACGCGGTGGATGCCGCCGCCGCGATGCTTGCCGCGACCTGCACGATGTGGGACACGCTCGGCTGCGGCGGCGAGACGCAGGCCCTCATCTACCACCCGGGCCTCAAGAAGGTCATCGGCATCAACGCCCTTGGTGTTGCTCCCACGGGTGCCACGCCGGAGTTCTTCCGCGGCAAGGGGATGAGCTTCCCACCCGAGTTCGGCCCGCTGGCGGCCGTGACGCCCGGCACGCCGGGCGGCCTGATGGTGATGCTTGCCGAGTATGGGACGATGTCGTTGGCGCAGGTCTTGGCGCCGGCGCTGCAGATGGCCGAAGAGGGTTATCCGATGGAGGCGCAGCTCGCGAACGGCATCAACGCCAACGCGCGCCGCATCAAGCAGTGGAAGTACTCCCCCAACGTGTTCCTTACACACCCGGGAGAGGAGCGCGAGGCCCCGAGCGCTGGCGAGATCTTCGTCCAGAAGGACCTCGCGGCGACCTTCCGCAAGCTGATCGAAGCCGAGCAGCGTGCGCTGCGCCAGCGGAAGTCGCGCAAGGAAGCCATCATGGCCGCCTACGAGCGCTTCTACCGCGGCGACATCGCCGACGAGATCGTGCGCGGCGTGCAGGAGGACGGCGGCCTGTTCACCAAGGAGGACCTCGCCAACTGGCAAGTGCGCATCGAGGAGCCGTACTCGACGACGTACCGCGGGGTGCAGGTCTACAAGCTCCCGATCTGGCAGCAGGGCCCGGTGCTGCTGCAGGCGCTGAACATCCTCGAGAACGCGAACCTCAAGGGGATGGGCTACAACAGCGGCCAGTACATCCACACCATCTACCAGGCGATGAACCTCGCCTATGCGGACCGCGACTTCTATTACGGCGATCCGTACTTCCCGCCCGAGGAGCCGGTGCAGGGCCTGATGTCCAAGGACTATGCCCGCAAGCGCTGGGGGATGATGAACCACGAGCGCAACGATGCGGCGGTGCGGCCGGGCAATCCGTATGAGTTCCAGCAGGGCGAGAATCCGTTCACGGCACTGCTCGAGCGCTGGTCCACCTCGGGTCCGCGTCCCGACTCGCTACGTCGCCGCGCGATGAACGACGGTGCTTCCACCTCCAACGAACTCGACGCCGAGTTCCTTGAGGCGTTCACGCGCGGCACGACGAGCATCCAGGCGGCCGACAAGAGCGGCTGGATGGTCTCCATCACGCCCAGCGGTGGCTGGGTGCCGGCGGTGATTGCCGGCCGCACGGGCATCGGGCTCTCGCAGCGCATGCAGAGCTTCGTGGTGGACGAGGAGGACGGCCCGTACAACGTGGTCACGCCGGGCAAGCGGCCGCGTGTGACGCTCACGCCGACCATCGCGATGAAGGACGGCGAGCCCTGGATGGCCTTCTCCGTGCAGGGCGGCGACACACAGGACCAGGACCTGCTGCAGTTCTTCCTGTCGATGGTCGAGTTCGACTTCACCGTCCAGCAGGCCGCCGAGCATACGGGCTTCCACTCGTACCAGATGCGGTCGAGCTTCGGCGCGCACGATGCGCGGCCGGGGCGCCTGCAGCTGAACGAGCGCATCCCCGACTGGGTCCGGGACGACCTGCGCAGTAAGGGATACTCCCTGGACTTCGCCCGCTACACCTCTGGACCCATCACGGCGATACTTTGGGATAGGAAGCACCGCTCCTTCTGGGGTGCGGCCAGCAACTTCGGCGAGGACTACGGCATCGCATGGTGA
- a CDS encoding class I SAM-dependent methyltransferase — protein sequence MTADGRIGSSFRDPSGFLFTANGVLLRQVQERYRPHYQHLRASGLYDALVRDGLLVAHEERPLSEAAQAGAAFVLRPERIPFISLPYEWSFGQRRAAALLTLRIQRLALSHGMTLKDASAFNVQFRGGKPVLIDTLSFERREPGAPWIAYRQFCQHFLAPLALQAMVDVRLGLLLRQYVDGIPLDLASRLLPGRTKFSMWAQFHIHLHAKSIARHSATKGRTAAGSAGGAAAGATSKSPSVSDRGIEGLVLNLEGAVQGLSWSPPGTEWGAYEENLGYANADREAKHAVVGDFVKSSGAKSVLDLGANAGEYSRVARGAGASLVVAADGDPVAVERHFRRLEQQDDPGIVPVWVDLTNPSPSQGWDHAEWPSLAGRGPFDAVMALALVHHLAIGNNVPLPGVAAMLARLGRQVIVEWVPKTDPQVQRLLSAREDIFGQYAEADFRQAFAGLGLRALATRPVGNSGRVLYRFGA from the coding sequence GTGACGGCGGACGGGCGGATCGGGAGCTCGTTCCGCGACCCGAGCGGTTTTCTCTTCACCGCCAACGGCGTGCTCCTGCGGCAGGTGCAGGAGCGATACCGCCCGCACTATCAGCATCTTCGCGCGAGCGGTCTGTACGACGCGCTTGTTCGCGATGGCCTGCTGGTGGCGCACGAGGAGCGGCCGCTGAGCGAGGCGGCCCAGGCCGGCGCCGCCTTTGTTCTGCGTCCCGAACGCATCCCGTTCATCTCGTTGCCCTACGAGTGGAGTTTTGGGCAGCGCAGGGCTGCGGCGCTGCTCACGCTGCGCATCCAGCGCCTGGCGCTCTCGCACGGCATGACGCTCAAGGATGCCAGCGCGTTCAATGTGCAGTTCCGCGGCGGGAAGCCCGTGCTCATCGACACGCTGTCGTTCGAGCGGCGCGAGCCCGGGGCACCGTGGATCGCATATCGGCAGTTCTGCCAGCACTTCCTCGCACCGCTGGCGCTGCAGGCGATGGTGGACGTGCGACTCGGTCTCTTGCTGCGGCAGTACGTGGACGGTATCCCGTTGGATCTCGCGTCGCGGCTCTTGCCGGGCCGCACGAAGTTCTCGATGTGGGCGCAGTTCCACATCCACCTGCACGCCAAGAGCATCGCGCGGCACTCGGCAACTAAAGGACGCACGGCCGCTGGCTCGGCAGGCGGAGCGGCCGCGGGAGCGACATCGAAGTCGCCAAGCGTATCGGATCGCGGCATCGAAGGGCTCGTCCTGAACCTCGAGGGCGCGGTTCAAGGGCTTTCGTGGTCTCCGCCGGGAACGGAGTGGGGCGCCTACGAGGAGAACCTGGGCTACGCGAACGCGGACCGCGAGGCCAAGCACGCGGTCGTGGGGGACTTCGTGAAGTCCAGCGGCGCAAAGTCGGTGCTCGACCTTGGCGCCAACGCCGGCGAGTACAGCCGTGTCGCGCGGGGCGCGGGTGCTTCACTCGTCGTAGCGGCGGATGGCGATCCCGTGGCCGTCGAGCGGCACTTCCGGCGCCTCGAGCAGCAGGACGATCCCGGCATCGTGCCGGTGTGGGTGGACCTGACCAATCCGAGCCCGTCGCAGGGTTGGGACCACGCCGAGTGGCCTTCGCTGGCTGGGCGCGGGCCGTTCGATGCGGTGATGGCGCTGGCCCTCGTGCACCATCTTGCGATCGGCAACAATGTGCCGTTGCCGGGCGTCGCGGCGATGCTGGCTCGCTTGGGCCGGCAGGTCATCGTCGAGTGGGTACCGAAGACCGACCCGCAGGTACAGCGCCTGCTGAGCGCACGCGAGGACATCTTCGGGCAGTACGCCGAGGCTGACTTCCGTCAAGCGTTCGCCGGCTTGGGGCTTCGTGCGCTGGCCACGAGGCCCGTCGGCAACAGTGGCCGCGTGCTGTACCGCTTCGGGGCTTAG
- a CDS encoding ABC transporter ATP-binding protein produces the protein MSGLRLRDVSARKGRFALDSVQLELGAREYGVVIGPAGAGKTTLLEVVAGLLAPESGSVELGGVAARGVPPEARDIGLVYQHAFLFPHLSVRENVCYGARVAADAHDVAERFGVTELYARDVNGLSGGERQLVALARALARRPALLLLDEPFSALDPRRRAVVRREVRAMHREWGLTTLQVTHDFAEAGMLGDRAILLDAGRVLQQGTPAEVFRRPASPYVAEFLGAENVLGGSARELGELSPDWLEGDPAAYAKGHRAFAFESDGLTLYAVGDFAEGAGHAVIRAEEITIARDQSHDSARNRFAGRVVEVATLGALTRVTVDVRGVLLVAALTTRSAGELRLEPGLAVVATFKAMAVHLC, from the coding sequence GTGAGCGGCCTGCGGCTGCGCGATGTGTCCGCGCGCAAGGGACGATTCGCGCTCGACAGCGTGCAGCTGGAGCTTGGGGCGCGCGAGTACGGAGTCGTCATCGGACCGGCGGGGGCAGGGAAGACAACCCTGCTCGAGGTGGTGGCGGGGCTTCTTGCGCCGGAATCAGGCAGCGTCGAACTCGGCGGCGTCGCCGCACGCGGCGTCCCGCCTGAGGCGCGCGACATCGGGCTCGTGTACCAGCACGCGTTTCTCTTTCCGCATCTCAGCGTACGGGAGAACGTTTGCTACGGCGCGCGGGTCGCTGCGGATGCGCACGATGTCGCCGAGCGCTTCGGGGTCACCGAACTGTACGCACGCGATGTCAACGGACTCTCCGGCGGCGAGCGACAGTTGGTCGCACTGGCGCGAGCCCTCGCGCGGCGGCCGGCCCTGCTGCTGCTCGACGAGCCGTTCTCTGCGCTCGACCCGCGCCGGCGTGCCGTCGTGCGGCGGGAGGTGCGCGCGATGCATCGCGAGTGGGGGCTCACCACGCTGCAGGTAACGCACGATTTCGCCGAGGCAGGTATGCTTGGCGACCGTGCCATCCTCCTCGACGCGGGACGCGTGCTGCAGCAGGGCACACCCGCGGAAGTATTCCGTCGGCCCGCGTCTCCGTACGTCGCGGAGTTCCTTGGTGCGGAGAACGTGCTGGGCGGCTCAGCGCGCGAGCTGGGTGAGCTCTCGCCGGATTGGCTGGAGGGAGATCCGGCGGCGTACGCCAAGGGTCATCGCGCGTTCGCCTTCGAGTCCGACGGCCTGACACTCTATGCCGTGGGCGATTTTGCGGAGGGCGCCGGCCACGCCGTGATTCGCGCGGAAGAGATCACCATTGCCCGCGATCAATCGCACGACTCGGCGCGCAATCGATTTGCCGGTCGAGTGGTCGAGGTCGCCACGCTGGGCGCCTTGACGCGCGTGACGGTTGATGTGCGTGGGGTGCTGTTGGTCGCCGCGTTGACCACGCGCTCGGCCGGTGAGCTACGCCTGGAGCCCGGCCTCGCGGTGGTCGCGACCTTCAAGGCGATGGCGGTGCATCTCTGCTGA